Within the Dolichospermum compactum NIES-806 genome, the region ATCACCCTCTATAATTTCTTGTATATCTAATGGAACATCATCTCGATCAACACGAATATCTCCTGTATTTTCTTCCCCCAAAGGAGCAATAAAACCAAAATTATTGACTTTATTTTTTTGATTATTAAACCCACCAAACCAAACAATTTTACCTAGCATCATTTTTCTTTTGTTCTTGCGTATTAGATTTTAATAATCTACAATTAATCCCAGTCTGATAAAAGATTACGATATTCTTGCTTAATAATACTATATTCTGTTATTCCGTTTTGAGTATTCCCGAAAATTAGGGTAAATTATCTTACTTTTTACAATTTAGACAAAAATGCCATTTCGTTGAATGACTGCTTTTCGATGCAGACAAAATTATATTAGATTTAGAGCTAACGCTCATGTACGATAATACAATTGCCGTACTACCATGCCAACATACTTATACTTTGGTGAAAACGAATTCTTTCTAACTCGCACCATCAAACAACTAAAAACCCACACTCTAGATCAACAATGGGCAAACTTCAACCATACAGAATACCCCCCAGAATCTAAAGAAACCATTCCTCAAGCATTATCCCATATCATGACACCACCAGTTGGGAGTGGAGGAAGATTAGTACACCAACAGCACATTACTGGGAGTTTGTTCAAAAGAAATTTTATTGCAGTTGGAGTCCATTCTCCCCAAAATTCCCTCAACCAATAACCTCCTTATCACCAACACTCACAAACCTGACGCGAGAAATAAATCAGTCAAACTCCTACTGGAGTAGGCACAGGTGAATAAATCCTGGAAATCCTCAAATCCTGGACATCCTGATTCAGACAAAAAAGGATTAAAGGATGAACAGGATAAAGTATTTAATTAAATCCTGTAAATCCTCAAATCCTGTACATCCTGATTCAGACAAATTACACAGAACTCAATTGTTTTTCTGCTACTTTGGCTTCTGGACTATCAGATTCAGAAGGTGGAACTAACTGCCAGAATTTAGGTAAGTATGCTTCCCAATTAGCAATAATTTCCTCTGCCTTGGGTGAACCAGTTTTCCGGGCATGAGTTTGAATTAACTCATATAATTGTTTTGCACCTGCTTCACTCACAACCCGTTGCACATTGACAATAGCGTGATTAACTAAGTCTGGGAAATTACCAGATTCATCAAGGAAATAAGCCAATCCGCCTGTCATACCTGCACCCACGTTGCGGCCAGCTTTACCCAGAACAACAATCACCCCACCAGTCATATACTCGCAGCAGTGATCACCAGCCCCTTCAATTACGGCTGTACCTTTAGAGTTCCGCACCGCAAACCGTTCTCCAGCTAAACCATTGGCAAATAACACCCCACCAGTCGCCCCATAAAGGCAGGTATTCCCTACAATCACGTTTTCTGCTGGGTTATAGGTGGCATTGGCTGGGGGCTTAATAATAATTTCCCCACCGTTCATGCCCTTACCGACATAGTCGTTTGCTTCCCCTACTAAGTTGAGAATCACACCATCCAGGTTAAATGCGCCGAAGCTTTGCCCCACACTTCCTTGGAAATTCAGGTTTATTTGCCCTGTAAAGCCGTTGTCACCGTATTTATGAGCGATCGCCCCAGTTAACCTAGCTCCGACTGTTCTATCGGTATTGACGACGGTAACGGTTTTACTAACTTCACCCTGATCCTGAATCGCGGCTTGAATATCTGCATCAGCTAGTAACTGATCATCTAAAACTGCTCCATTGCTGTGAACTTTTTCATGCACCAACCAACTGCGATTAACTTTTGTATCTGGTAGCTTAGTTAAACAATCCAAATTCAAAGCTTGGGTTTTATTCAGTTTGACTTCAGAACGCACCGTCAATAAATCAGCGCGACCAATTACTTCTGATAAAGAACGATATCCCAATTTAGCCAACAGACTCCGCACCTCTTCCGCAATGAAGTAGAAGAAATTGACAACGTGTTCGGGAATGCCTGTAAACCGTTTCCGCATTTCTTCCTTCTGAGAAGCTATGCCCACAGGACAGTTATTAGTGTGGCAAATCCGCGCCATAATGCAGCCTTCCGCAATCATCGCTATCGAACCGAAGCCGAACTCTTCCGCCCCCATTAATGCCCCAATTAGGACATCCCAGCCGCTTTTGAGACCACCATCTACACGCAAGATGACGCGATCGCGCAAACTGTTTTCCATCAATACTCGATGTACTTCTGTTAAACCCAATTCCCAAGGACTACCAGCGTGTTTAATGGAAGAAAGGGGTGATGCACCTGTACCGCCATCATGTCCCGAAATTTGGATAATATCAGCGTTAGCTTTAGCCACACCTGCTGCAATTGTCCCAATTCCAATTTCTGCGACTAATTTCACAGAAACTTGGGCTGTGGGGTTAATTTGGTGCAAGTCAAAAATCAACTGGGCTAAATCTTCAATCGAATAAATATCATGGTGGGGTGGTGGGGAAATCAAAGTTACACCCGGCTTAGAACGCCGCAACATGGCAATATAAGGGCTTACTTTGGGTCCTGGTAGCTGTCCACCTTCTCCTGGTTTTGCACCTTGGGCAATTTTGATTTCTAGTTGTTGGGCTGTGGCTAAGTATTGGGGAGTAACACCGAACCGTCCTGATGCAATTTGTCTAATTGAACTTGCAGCCGTATCACCATTTCTTAACCCATTGAGATGAGGAAGAGTAGGAGATTTACCATTAGCATCTACATCTCTCAAAACATTGTAACGAACCGGATCTTCGCCACCTTCACCAGAATTAGATCTACCACCAATGCGATTCATTGCGATCGCTAAAGTTTCATGTGCTTCTCGTGATAACGCCCCTAAAGACATCCCACCAGTACAGAAACGTTTAACAATATCATTAACTGACTCTACCTGTTCTAAAGGAATCGGTGAGCGCTCGCTTTGGAAATCTAGCAAATCACGCAGCGCCGTCACCGGACGATTTTGCAGATGTTGTTTATAAACTTCATAATGGTCATATTGCTTGCCATTGACAGCCTTATGCAGCGACTTAGCCAATTCTGGGCTATTCATGTGGTATTCACCACCAGGACGGTATTGAACAAAACCCAAGTTTTCCAACTTCTTCGCCGTCAATTCAGGGAAAGCCTTACTGTGGAAAGACAACACCTCTTGCGCTAATTCGCTCACACTGAGACCACCAATGCGGGAAGTTGTCCCCCGGAAACCTAAAGCCAATAAATCACGACCAATCCCAATAGCTTCAAATATTTGGGCTGCTTGATAGCTGGAAAGTAGAGAAATACCCATCTTCGAGAGGATTTTCAGCAAACCCGATTCTACAGCTTTGCGATAATTTTCAATGGCTTGTTCTAAAGTCAAAGTGGCAATTTTGCCCCTAGTCATAAACTGCTTAGTTTTGGGTTCATGCCACCAAGCAGTTACAGTATCTAAAGCCATATAGGCACAAACCGCCCCCGCACCATAACCTAAGAGACAAGCGAAATGATGGGTACTCCAACATTGGGCTGTATCCACAATTAAGGATGTTTTCATCCGTAACCCTTCACGGATTAAGTGATGATGAACCGCACCAATGGCTAATAAAGGGGGAATATACGTATATTCTGCTGCAATTCCTGTACCTGTTCTGTCACTTAATATGAGAATCTTCGCACCAGCCCGCACCGATTCAGCAGATTGTTTCTGCAAAGATTCCACAGCGGTTTTTAAACCATTTGGTCCTGTGGCTATGGGAAATAAAGTTGACAATTCAGCCGTTGCAAAACCTGACAACTTAATAGTTTCTAACTCTGTCTGAGTCAGTACAGGAGACTCCAACTTGAGTCTGCGGGCGTATTCCGGTTTAGGTTCTAATAAATTCCCCTTTTCACCCAATTCCACCGTCAGAGACATCACCAACTTTTCCCGTAAAGGGTCAATTGCTGGATTAGTAACTTGAGCAAACCGCTGTTTAAAATAGTCATACAGCAAATGGGATTTTTCTGACAATACCGCTAAAGGAATATCATCCCCCATACAGAAAGTCGCTTCTGCACCCGTACTAGCCATAGGGTGAATCACCATTTCCACATCTTCTATGGTGTAGCCAAAAGCAATCTGCTGTTGTAATAAGACTTGTGAATCAATTTTGTCAGTGGTCAGTTGTCCGTTGTTCGTTGACAAATGCCCATTACCGTTACCATTGCCATTAACTACAGACTTACCCTTAACTAACTCACTCAATTCTTGGCGATGCTGTTGCAACCATTCCCCATAGGGATGTTGTTTAGCAATGCGTTGTTTAATCTCCCAGTTTTTGAGAATTTCCTGGGTGTTTAAATCCACCGCAATCATTTGTCCAGGTCCTAGTCTACCTTTTTCCAGAATATTCTCTTCTGGGAAATCCACAACTCCAGCTTCGGAGGCAACAACGATATAATCATCTTTGGTAATGACATAACGAGCAGGTCTTAAACCATTACGATCTAATGTCGCTCCAACTTTTTTACCATCGCTAAATACTAACAGTGCAGGTCCATCCCATGATTCTTGCAAACCGCTGTAATATTCATAAAAATCCACGATTTCGGGATATTCAGCTAAGGAAGGTTGGTTTTTGTAGGCTTCAGGAACCATCATCATTAACCCTTCTAAAGGGCTGCGTCCCGATCGCACCAACAACTCTAGTACATTATCTAAAGTAGCGGAATCGCTATTATCAATCTTTACCAGAGGCTTAAGTTCATCAAAACGATCTTCCCAACTTGGATGATTGAGGGTAGCTTCCCGTGCCATCATCCAATTAATATTCCCCAATAGGGTGTTAATTTCTCCATTGTGACCCAATAGCCGCATTGGTTGGGCTAAAGGCCATTTGGGCATAGTATTGGTACTAAAGCGGCGATGATATACCGCAAATGCTACTTTAAAAGCCGGATTTTTTAGATCTTCGTAAAAATCCCCTAAGACCGCAGAACGCACCATGCCTTTATAAACAATTGTGCGGCTAGACAAGGAACAAACATAGAAATCTTCGGAAATTTTTCTGCCCGCTTGCATAATACGACGACGGGCAATATACAATTCTCTTTCTAGCTCATCACCGCTCTTATCAGCACAGGAAATTACCACCTGTTCTATTTGGGGTTGATTTTCTTTTGCTTGCAACCCTAATACTTCAGGACGCACTGGAACTACTCGCCAGCCCAGTACAGTCAATTTTTCTTCTGCTGCTATTTGCTCAAATGCAGCTTTAGCAGCTTTGGCGGCTGTTTCGTCTTGGGGAAAAAATATCATCCCCACAGCCATATTACTTAGACTAGAAAAATCAATGCCATTATTGTTATCTTGTGCCAATAATTCCCAAGGAATTGCTGTTAATATCCCCGCACCATCTCCAGAATCTTGGTCAGCACTACAACCCCCTCTATGTTCTAAGCAAGTTAAAGCAGTTAAAGCTTTATCCAAAATTTCATGACTGGCAATATTTTGACGATGGGTGATAAACCCGACTCCACAAGCATCTCTTTCTTCTACTAACCACTTTTGCCCTGGATATGTATCTGAAAAATTAGTATCTGACACTGTAATTTGCTGACCCTGATTTGATGGTTGATGATTCATACTCTATTCCTGAAATGTTGAGTTACAGATGTTGTTATTACTGCTAGAGGGAAATTTTCTCAATAATGGCTAACGCCATACTGGCACTGGATAAAAATACATAATTACCAAAATTTATGGATAACAATTTTAGCTGTCTTCTTGACATTCAGCCAAAGCTATGTTACCAATGCCTATCTATTGTTTATTTGTTTACTGCATTCTTTTATTGATTGCATAATAGATCAATGGCTTTAGGCATTACCCATTTTCGGTTTACCTGAAACACGATCTTAACTTTACACTTCGCTGTGCTAAAAGCCACAATTTTCCTGATGCAGCTACAAAATCAGCGTATTTGCCCTATATGCCCATTTGACAATTCCTAAAATATATCTGTTTTTGCCTATATTGTGGCTGCTTATTCATTAGCCACCCAACGAACCCTAGATTTTAGATGCAAGTCCTAATCTAAAATCTAAAATTCTAGAAGTTGATTCTGCGAATTTTGGCTTTAATCCCTAAGACTATCATTCAAGTCTACAAGCAGTTTGTACGATTTAAAACAATTACGGCTAGTATTTTTAGCATAATAATTGTTCGCTAGTCTTAAGAAGAGATAAAAACCCAATATATATACTATCACGATTATTTCTAAAAAAGGTAATTATTTTTTCAATTTCCCTATAAATTTTCGTTAGGCTGGGTTTTGATTGATAACTTTCAAAAATACTGAGTCAATGATCTTGAAAATCCTAAATTATGTATTACCGCTACTGTCAACAGCACTGTGTTTGACTGCTACTTATGGGGCATTTGCTCAAGATACTCCTACTTTACCAACTCCCGTTTCCACTGCCGTTAGCGCTGGTAATCAAATTATTCTCAATGGCCGCACCTTACCAGGCGCATGGTTACAGCCAACAGCAACCGCCAAAGGACAAACTTATCTAAGTGATGGCGCACTCAAGCAACTGCTGGGGATAAATTTACTCAATAGCAGTAATCCTGGCAAACAACCAGTACAGTGGTTTTCTAACTTGACAAATCCCTTCGTTCTCAATACCAATCTCAGCGGGGGATATCGCTATTTAGATGTTACTCAGTTAGCACTT harbors:
- a CDS encoding glutamate synthase-related protein — protein: MNHQPSNQGQQITVSDTNFSDTYPGQKWLVEERDACGVGFITHRQNIASHEILDKALTALTCLEHRGGCSADQDSGDGAGILTAIPWELLAQDNNNGIDFSSLSNMAVGMIFFPQDETAAKAAKAAFEQIAAEEKLTVLGWRVVPVRPEVLGLQAKENQPQIEQVVISCADKSGDELERELYIARRRIMQAGRKISEDFYVCSLSSRTIVYKGMVRSAVLGDFYEDLKNPAFKVAFAVYHRRFSTNTMPKWPLAQPMRLLGHNGEINTLLGNINWMMAREATLNHPSWEDRFDELKPLVKIDNSDSATLDNVLELLVRSGRSPLEGLMMMVPEAYKNQPSLAEYPEIVDFYEYYSGLQESWDGPALLVFSDGKKVGATLDRNGLRPARYVITKDDYIVVASEAGVVDFPEENILEKGRLGPGQMIAVDLNTQEILKNWEIKQRIAKQHPYGEWLQQHRQELSELVKGKSVVNGNGNGNGHLSTNNGQLTTDKIDSQVLLQQQIAFGYTIEDVEMVIHPMASTGAEATFCMGDDIPLAVLSEKSHLLYDYFKQRFAQVTNPAIDPLREKLVMSLTVELGEKGNLLEPKPEYARRLKLESPVLTQTELETIKLSGFATAELSTLFPIATGPNGLKTAVESLQKQSAESVRAGAKILILSDRTGTGIAAEYTYIPPLLAIGAVHHHLIREGLRMKTSLIVDTAQCWSTHHFACLLGYGAGAVCAYMALDTVTAWWHEPKTKQFMTRGKIATLTLEQAIENYRKAVESGLLKILSKMGISLLSSYQAAQIFEAIGIGRDLLALGFRGTTSRIGGLSVSELAQEVLSFHSKAFPELTAKKLENLGFVQYRPGGEYHMNSPELAKSLHKAVNGKQYDHYEVYKQHLQNRPVTALRDLLDFQSERSPIPLEQVESVNDIVKRFCTGGMSLGALSREAHETLAIAMNRIGGRSNSGEGGEDPVRYNVLRDVDANGKSPTLPHLNGLRNGDTAASSIRQIASGRFGVTPQYLATAQQLEIKIAQGAKPGEGGQLPGPKVSPYIAMLRRSKPGVTLISPPPHHDIYSIEDLAQLIFDLHQINPTAQVSVKLVAEIGIGTIAAGVAKANADIIQISGHDGGTGASPLSSIKHAGSPWELGLTEVHRVLMENSLRDRVILRVDGGLKSGWDVLIGALMGAEEFGFGSIAMIAEGCIMARICHTNNCPVGIASQKEEMRKRFTGIPEHVVNFFYFIAEEVRSLLAKLGYRSLSEVIGRADLLTVRSEVKLNKTQALNLDCLTKLPDTKVNRSWLVHEKVHSNGAVLDDQLLADADIQAAIQDQGEVSKTVTVVNTDRTVGARLTGAIAHKYGDNGFTGQINLNFQGSVGQSFGAFNLDGVILNLVGEANDYVGKGMNGGEIIIKPPANATYNPAENVIVGNTCLYGATGGVLFANGLAGERFAVRNSKGTAVIEGAGDHCCEYMTGGVIVVLGKAGRNVGAGMTGGLAYFLDESGNFPDLVNHAIVNVQRVVSEAGAKQLYELIQTHARKTGSPKAEEIIANWEAYLPKFWQLVPPSESDSPEAKVAEKQLSSV